The Bemisia tabaci chromosome 5, PGI_BMITA_v3 genome includes a window with the following:
- the LOC140224627 gene encoding LOW QUALITY PROTEIN: uncharacterized protein (The sequence of the model RefSeq protein was modified relative to this genomic sequence to represent the inferred CDS: deleted 3 bases in 2 codons): MPVSATYTTIEKSRDEIRTTYAESFTTGFKEAAQTTASMFADGNTEQDTTPSSSFPTEEFSTLKFDGTDIPQTSVKSILLTAETEAHHVAESSTTPAQAIPTTVEKSRDEIRTTYSGSFTTSIEEADQATASVFADGTTVESTSASATTMPVDTSTSTANTATKSTPTEPSTEKDLGTSLYHSSTLATLPTEQDTTFSSSSSSEELTTMKLDGTDFPQTTNEASSPTTRSEVNRITESSTTSTVATSTTIEESRDEIGTSYAGSFTTAVEEDAQSTISMFADGSTGKATSPSGTTLEVDISTSIVNEATTLTPTELSTGKEFEPCQPHSLNKAQRSTSIWPEKEGTMSTYAELTTLTDLETSVFHSSTVPTLSTQQGQTGSTLFPSEVGSTIKFDGTDSPQTTAETEADHTAEPTTTRVLPTTTLVEGSKDEADTTNAKSLIPEMRLTTPSPNSKSTEGTTFDTPTSYETTDAGSTSTLSNKDGTMSTVAELTTVTDLETTVFISSTVPTLSTEQGPTLSTSFPSEVGSTIKFDSADGSESTTEFTTQTAKTTTGFVTEPTSTSAFVTSTSPQGSRDNIGITDEESSTVEIEQSTPTSTASFAEGTTFETSPPSGITIPEGGSTSRDGEGLGSQDNIGTTFVESLTTESGPAFLTTTFETSPTFGITVEKGGSTSKDGEELGSTFSELTTTTAHPPTTVATLFTEEGSTRSTSFPSEGGSTKSFDSTESSESTTEFTTQTAKTTTDDVTEPTFTSTFATSTSVDGSRDNMGKTDLESSTVDIEQSTPTTTARFADRTTFETSPTSSLTVTEGGSTSRDGEGLGSTLSELTTTTAHPPSTVATLFTEEGSTGSTSFPSEGGSTIKFDSTESSESTTEFTTQAAQTTTDDETEPTFTSSFATSTPVDGSRDNIGTTDVESSTVDIEQSTPTTTARFADRTTFETSPTSSLTVTEGGSTSRDGRRTGFDSWELTTTMANLPSTVATLFTEEGSTRSTSFPSEGGSTIKFDSTESSESTTEFTTQTAKTTTDYVTEPTTTDDVTEPTTTDYVTEQTSTSVEGSQDNIGTTFAESLTTESGPASLTTTFETSPAFGITVGEGGSTSRDGEGLSSTPGELTTTTAHSRSTVATLFTEEGSTRSTSFPTEGHSTIQYADGDFSQATVESIPLTGKTEADHTTEPTTTQASATSTVLEGSTYEAGINIESYTTEIGLTTPSLTSKATEGTFLRLPPPMKQLMQEVLQHCRTRKERCRPQLVTTVTDLETTVFISSTPPTLFTEEGSTRSTSFPSEGGSTMKFDSTESSESTTEFPTQTAKTTTDDVTEPSSTSTFATSTSFEGSRDNIGTTDVESSTVDIEQSTPTTTARFADGSTFETSPTAGLTVTEGGSTSRDGEGLGSTFSELTTTTAHPPSTVATLFTEEGSTRSSSFPSEGGSTIKFDSTESSESTTEFTTQAAKTTTDYVTEATSTSTFVTSTSVEGSRDNIGTTFAESLTTESGPPSLTTTFETSPAFGITVTEGSPTARDGEGTSSTFSEVTTETAYPPSTVATSVTDEGSTQSYVSPTEKVSTVEFDETNITEISTESFSQTTSPYSEHVTEQTSPLPMTTFITSGGSGDEARVTQTEPFHHGD; the protein is encoded by the exons ATGCCAGTTTCGGCAACCTATACCACcattgaaaaatcaagggaTGAAATCAGAACCACGTATGCGGAATCATTTACTACGGGCTTCAAAGAGGCAGCTCAAACTACGGCTTCAATGTTTGCTGACGGCAATACTGAACAAGATACAACTCCTAGCAGTTCGTTCCCCACCGAAGAATTTTCCACCCTAAAATTTGATGGCACTGACATTCCACAAACGTCCGTCAAGTCCATCCTTTTGACCGCAGAAACAGAGGCACATCATGTAGCCGAATCCAGTACTACGCCAGCTCAGGCAATCCCTACCACCgttgaaaaatcaagagatgaGATCAGAACCACTTACTCAGGATCGTTTACTACGAGCATCGAAGAGGCAGATCAAGCAACCGCATCGGTGTTTGCTGACGGCACAACTGTTGAGTCCACTTCTGCCTCTGCAACAACTATGCCCGTTGATACATCAACATCAACGGCGAATACAGCAACGAAGTCGACACCCACCGAACCATCAACGGAAAAAGATCTAGGCACAAGCTTATATCATTCAAGCACGCTTGCAACCTTACCCACTGAACAAGACACAACGTTTAGCAGTTCATCCTCCTCCGAAGAATTGACCACCATGAAATTAGATGGCACCGACTTTCCACAAACAACAAACGAAGCCTCCTCTCCCACTACAAGAAGTGAGGTAAATCGTATAACCGAATCAAGCACTACGTCGACTGTGGCAACCTCTACCACCATTGAAGAATCAAGGGATGAGATCGGAACTTCGTATGCAGGGTCGTTTACCACAGCTGTCGAAGAAGATGCTCAAAGTACCATATCAATGTTTGCCGACGGTTCTACTGGTAAGGCTACTTCTCCCTCTGGAACAACCTTAGAAGTCGATATTTCAACATCAATAGTTAATGAAGCAACGACGTTGACTCCTACCGAACTATCAACGGGAAAAGAATTTGAACCGTGCCAACCTCATTCACTGAACAAGGCCCAAC GAAGCACCTCAATATGGCCGGAAAAAGAAGGAACGATGTCAACTTACGCTGAGCTAACCACGTTAACAGATCTTGAAACCAGCGTGTTTCATTCGAGCACCGTGCCGACCTTATCTACTCAACAAGGACAAACTGGAAGCACTTTGTTCCCCTCCGAAGTTGGTTCAACCATAAAATTCGATGGTACTGACAGTCCACAAACAACCGCAGAAACTGAGGCAGATCATACAGCCGAGCCAACCACCACGCGTGTCTTGCCCACTACTACGTTAGTAGAAGGATCAAAAGATGAGGCAGATACTACCAATGCTAAATCACTTATCCCTGAAATGAGATTGACAACACCTTCTCCCAATTCCAAGTCAACAGAAGGAACAACTTTCGACACTCCCACCTCCTATGAAACAACTGATGCAGGAAGTACCTCAACTTTGTCGAACAAGGACGGAACCATGTCGACCGTCGCTGAGCTTACAACGGTAACGGATCTTGAAACCACCGTATTCATTTCGAGCACCGTGCCAACCTTATCTACTGAACAAGGCCCAACTTTAAGCACTTCGTTCCCCTCCGAAGTTGGTTCAACCATAAAATTTGATAGCGCTGACGGTTCTGAATCAACCACGGAGTTCACTACTCAAACCGCAAAAACTACCACAGGATTCGTAACCGAACCGACTTCTACGTCTGCTTTTGTAACTTCCACATCACCTCAAGGATCAAGAGATAATATCGGAATCACGGATGAAGAATCATCAACCGTGGAGATTGAACAGTCAACGCCCACATCCACTGCTAGTTTTGCGGAAGGAACCACTTTCGAGACATCGCCTCCCTCCGGGATAACTATACCAGAAGGTGGTTCAACATCAAGGGACGGAGAAGGACTGG GGTCACAGGATAATATAGGAACAACGTTTGTCGAATCATTAACCACAGAGAGTGGGCCGGCATTTCTTACAACCACTTTCGAGACATCGCCTACCTTTGGGATAACTGTAGAAAAAGGTGGCTCAACATCGAAGGACGGAGAAGAACTGGGTTCGACTTTTAGTGAACTCACGACTACGACGGCCCATCCTCCAACCACAGTGGCGACCTTATTTACCGAAGAAGGCTCAACCAGAAGCACTTCATTCCCCTCCGAAGGTGGTTCAACCAAATCATTTGATAGCACGGAGAGTTCTGAGTCAACTACAGAGTTCACTACTCAAACCGCAAAAACTACTACAGATGACGTAACCGAACCTACTTTTACGTCTACTTTTGCAACTTCTACGTCAGTTGACGGATCAAGAGATAATATGGGAAAAACGGATCTAGAATCATCAACCGTAGATATTGAACAGTCAACGCCTACAACCACTGCTAGATTTGCGGACAGAACCACTTTTGAGACATCACCTACCTCTAGTTTAACTGTCACAGAAGGTGGCTCAACATCAAGGGACGGAGAAGGACTGGGTTCGACTCTTAGTGAACTCACGACTACGACGGCCCATCCGCCAAGCACAGTGGCGACCTTATTTACCGAAGAAGGCTCAACCGGAAGCACTTCATTCCCCTCCGAAGGTGGTTCAACCATAAAATTCGATAGCACTGAGAGTTCTGAATCGACCACAGAGTTTACTACTCAAGCCGCACAAACTACTACAGATGACGAAACCGAACCTACTTTTACGTCTTCTTTTGCGACTTCTACGCCAGTTGACGGATCAAGAGATAATATTGGAACAACGGATGTAGAATCATCAACCGTAGATATTGAACAGTCAACGCCTACAACCACTGCTAGATTTGCGGACAGAACCACTTTTGAGACATCACCTACCTCCAGTTTAACTGTCACAGAAGGTGGCTCAACATCGAGGGACGGAAGAAGGACTGGGTTCGACTCTT GGGAACTCACGACTACGATGGCTAATCTTCCAAGCACAGTGGCGACCTTATTTACAGAAGAAGGCTCAACCAGAAGCACTTCATTCCCCTCCGAAGGTGGTTCAACCATAAAATTCGATAGCACTGAGAGTTCTGAATCAACTACAGAGTTCACTACTCAAACCGCTAAAACTACTACAGATTACGTAACCGAACCAACAACTACAGATGATGTAACCGAACCAACTACTACAGATTACGTAACCGAACAAACTTCTACGTCAGTTGAGGGATCACAGGATAATATCGGAACAACGTTTGCCGAATCATTAACCACAGAGAGTGGGCCGGCATCTCTTACAACCACTTTCGAGACATCGCCTGCCTTTGGGATAACTGTAGGAGAAGGTGGCTCAACATCAAGGGACGGAGAAGGACTGTCTTCGACTCCTGGTGAACTTACGACTACGACGGCCCATTCTCGAAGCACAGTGGCAACCTTATTTACCGAAGAAGGATCAACCAGAAGCACTTCCTTCCCCACCGAAGGTCATTCAACCATACAATATGCCGATGGTGACTTTTCACAAGCGACTGTTGAATCCATTCCTCTGACCGGAAAAACTGAAGCGGATCATACAACCGAACCAACTACTACGCAGGCTTCGGCCACCTCTACAGTACTGGAAGGATCAACTTATGAGGCAGGTATCAATATAGAATCATATACCACTGAAATAGGATTGACAACACCTTCTCTCACTTCCAAGGCAACAGAGGGAACCTTTTTGAGACTCCCACCTCCTATGAAACAACTGATGCAGGAAGTACTTCAACATTGTCGGACAAGGAAGGAACGATGTCGACCGCAGCTG GTTACAACGGTAACGGATCTTGAAACGACTGTATTTATTTCGAGCACCCCGCCAACCTTATTTACAGAAGAAGGCTCAACCAGAAGCACTTCATTCCCCTCCGAAGGTGGCTCAACCATGAAATTTGATAGCACTGAGAGTTCTGAATCAACCACAGAGTTCCCTACTCAAACCGCAAAAACTACTACAGATGACGTAACCGAACCTTCTTCCACGTCTACTTTTGCAACTTCTACGTCATTTGAGGGATCAAGAGATAATATTGGAACAACGGATGTAGAATCATCAACCGTAGATATTGAACAGTCAACGCCTACAACCACTGCTAGATTTGCGGACGGATCCACTTTCGAGACATCGCCTACCGCCGGTTTAACTGTAACAGAAGGTGGCTCAACATCAAGGGACGGAGAAGGACTGGGTTCGACTTTTAGTGAACTCACGACTACGACGGCCCATCCTCCAAGCACAGTGGCGACCTTATTTACAGAAGAAGGCTCAACCAGAAGCTCTTCATTCCCCTCTGAAGGTGGTTCAACCATAAAATTCGATAGCACTGAGAGCTCTGAATCGACCACAGAGTTTACTACTCAAGCCGCAAAAACTACTACAGATTACGTAACCGAAGCAACTTCTACGTCTACTTTTGTAACTTCTACGTCAGTTGAGGGATCACGGGATAATATCGGAACAACGTTTGCCGAATCATTAACCACAGAGAGTGGGCCGCCATCTCTTACAACAACTTTCGAGACATCGCCTGCCTTCGGAATAACTGTAACAGAAGGTAGTCCAACAGCAAGGGATGGAGAAGGAACGAGTTCTACTTTTAGTGAAGTCACAACTGAGACAGCCTATCCTCCAAGCACCGTGGCAACCTCAGTCACTGATGAAGGCTCAACTCAAAGCTATGTATCCCCAACTGAAAAGGTTTCAACTGTAGAATTTGATGAAACTAACATCACAGAAATTTCCACCGAATCTTTTTCTCAGACCACCTCACCATACTCTGAGCATGTGACTGAACAAACCAGCCCGCTGCCTATGACAACTTTTATAACTAGTGGGGGATCTGGAGATGAAGCCAGAGTGACTCAGACGGAACCATTTCACCACGGAGATTGA
- the LOC140224660 gene encoding uncharacterized protein yields the protein MTDSATLTSILKITTPNYDSITRLSDFVNSTSVNTVSSFDSVVTENYPSTNIITKINSGDNVTVMYLDNENSTHSDNEVPTTKVSDIEKTDKLITEVPPDATATVFPSTLSITEIIMLNYSSFSTIGSTVEQSSESIFTEQISSKTANPNFITDRKLDDKSYNSTTVNIRNYMNNETNLSRGTTPTTFIELPTLSPKNVSSTHTITDSVTTENLSKLTESTVSDVYIEVNGTASTIETIGLTESTDRNAFFTGSTFDSTVSMENTPEMSSIGNGTESTEHESVTSNSEETTTFNYSYTFSTTADHESSLSSDHTLHAVSASETEVHSTTPEETFSITPFASTPLSSSVHQYITGRTKVDYEFFTKPETFSNEPATTSDLPETSFVTTESVSHVSGFTKPVSDPGTSPPFLPDVTTTAQMIPVKNVSDSPIQKTPIFETTSAVINAVSTDSGEATSIFKDLVTTTDSQIVPSIATTSTLNYETSQDITVTGHITEKASTDESSYTLEEVEKFYSTLMPETTTAFMSATSSTSQIETETSISSDSTTSVIVDVTTGTVKSIDADSFTSNSWSPTSMVTEKYTDIPTVDVTSTDSDLNSTDANIAPLNHTAPTTRSDVGSTSKSPSFSENFTTLKYSDHTSVEATVENDSITSHTSSETVTAPNLLKDRITTATVEAPNRTESSTTMGQSFLTTTENYADVSTVESTPFYTDSITFKSKSLSETTASGFEPTVTYSEGNMLTSDDVTLAIDSGTVPSAASTASFEGRTTTSYTDETMVTKQSSTYSSSPTEEGSTLKFPDTVIPQTSLKATASTAVSSKDHETSEATTSPVMTTIESVEGSTAEVGSAHSELPTTEVAHYTFVTSAKSADKTTLKPTYSSETTSASTDTEGTTLISSRQTTIKDSETTSFQEIITTESIATLSTTSPNLLTQPTVLVITTTSATDNGSKGTGIAYTETAAFAPQTARTETDQITELTTSPAAMTAATTRRSNDESETETVYKESFVTMIDQSTETTSSIHSDSGYTETISSPRTIAVTKTSMDGKETTLISTEVSTATTDLSSTVKSELSDQNSPQTTSTPIGEVSTVKYDDTSGLQTSTEYIPGTDETIKDNANKVTISAASATSTATESSRDVIGNTYAGSSITGIKESTESTASVSTGAPTFETVPSSSSVLAVGTSTSTANEGTTLTSVEQSTTPDFETSVFHSSTMATSTTEEGTIPSSSFPLEEFSTIQFYRTDMPQTTIESITLTAKTEVDLVNESTFHPASATSAKTEASRDEMVTEYTESVTPRMKLSSETTSSMYSDGASSETPSFLETTQSQTTSMSIEETTLTPIELTTESTDFPITLETLITEQVSTQRTTYTRPFMTGEGESAQTTASMFVGTTVPATSAVNASTSTAKEGMTMKYEEVSTVTNFETDGHFSSTVPTSSSEQGTIPTGSFPSEVGSTKKLDGIDIPQTPIDSISPTAKTEPYYVTESSTTPAEAISTTIEGSRGMIGTSYGGSFTTVIESAHTTASTFADGIAFEASSSSATTLAVDTLTSTANEPTTLTSADVSMTTDSEVSVLHSSTVTTSSTEQDTTVNSSLPSEVGSTIRFDVTDSPQTTTEFTSETAKNGTHYTPEPTTTTESATSTTSLTANTEPHHMIESSTTPAEAIFTTTEESRGEIETTYAGSFTTNIEEADQTTASKFPTALQFKLLLPLQQL from the coding sequence ATGACTGACTCTGCGACATTGActagtattttaaaaattacaacgcCAAATTATGATTCAATTACACGTTTGTCTGATTTTGTAAATAGCACATCAGTAAATACTGTCTCAAGTTTTGATTCTGTTGTTACAGAAAATTATCCTAGCACTAATATTATCACAAAGATCAATTCTGGTGATAACGTAACTGTGATGTATTTAGATAATGAAAATTCTACTCATAGTGATAATGAAGTTCCTACAACCAAAGTTTCTGATATTGAAAAGACTGATAAACTAATCACTGAGGTTCCTCCTGATGCAACCGCGACTGTGTTCCCTAGTACCTTATCAATTACCGAAATTATAATGTTGAATTATAGTAGTTTTAGTACAATTGGCTCCACAGTAGAGCAAAGCTCTGAGTCAATTTTTACAGAGCAAATTTCATCCAAAACTGCCAATCCCAATTTTATTACTGATAGAAAATTAGATGACAAATCTTATAATAGTACAACTGTAAATATTAGGAATTATATGAATAATGAAACCAATCTAAGTCGAGGAACAACTCCTACCACTTTTATTGAACTTCCTACTCTCTCACCAAAAAATGTTAGTTCTACTCATACCATTACTGATTCAGTTACCACCGAAAATCTTAGCAAATTAACTGAAAGTACTGTATCCGATGTGTATATTGAAGTAAATGGCACGGCAAGTACCATTGAAACAATTGGACTAACCGAAAGTACTGATCGAAATGCCTTTTTCACTGGAAGCACTTTTGATAGTACtgtttcaatggaaaatacTCCAGAAATGTCAAGTATAGGTAATGGCACAGAATCAACTGAACATGAGTCAGTTACCTCAAATTCAGAAGAGACAACTACATTCAATTACAGTTATACTTTTTCAACTACAGCCGATCATGAATCATCATTATCTTCTGATCACACTTTACACGCAGTCAGTGCATCAGAGACTGAAGTTCACTCCACGACACCTGAAGAAACTTTTAGCATTACACCGTTTGCATCAACTCCCTTGTCCTCCTCTGTCCACCAATATATTACCGGAAGGACAAAGGTGGATTACGAGTTTTTCACCAAACCAGAGACTTTTTCAAATGAACCTGCAACCACCTCTGATTTACCTGAGACGTCCTTTGTCACTACAGAATCAGTTTCGCATGTATCTGGTTTTACTAAACCTGTCTCCGACCCCGGAacttctcctccttttttacCCGATGTAACAACGACCGCCCAAATGATCCCAGTAAAGAATGTGTCCGATTCTCCTATCCAGAAAACTCCTATCTTTGAAACAACCTCAGCTGTCATAAATGCAGTATCTACAGACAGTGGAGAGGCTACATCAATTTTCAAAGATCTTGTAACCACAACAGATTCTCAAATAGTTCCGTCGATCGCAACAACTTCAACTTTAAATTATGAAACTTCCCAGGATATCACGGTCACAGGACATATAACTGAAAAAGCATCAACCGATGAAAGCTCATATACTCTTGAAGAAGTCGAAAAATTCTACTCAACGTTAATGCCAGAAACTACCACCGCATTCATGTCTGCAACGTCAAGCACCTCTCAAATTGAGACTGAGACAAGCATTTCTAGTGACTCGACAACGTCTGTAATCGTCGACGTTACGACGGGAACAGTTAAATCAATTGATGCCGACTCTTTCACCAGTAACAGCTGGTCACCAACCTCGATGGTTACCGAAAAGTATACAGATATACCCACCGTTGACGTAACGTCAACTGATTCTGACTTAAATTCTACTGATGCAAACATTGCACCCTTAAATCATACGGCTCCAACCACGCGCTCAGATGTTGGATCAACTTCTAAAAGTCCATCcttcagtgaaaattttacgaCACTAAAATATAGTGACCATACCTCAGTAGAAGCAACGGTTGAGAATGATTCTATAACTTCACACACTTCATCAGAAACTGTAACAGCACCAAATCTGCTGAAAGACAGAATTACGACTGCAACGGTAGAGGCGCCGAACCGCACTGAATCATCAACTACAATGGGACAGTCTTTCCTAACGACCACTGAAAACTATGCAGATGTTTCCACCGTTGAGTCAACTCCCTTTTATACCGATAGTATAACATTCAAGTCAAAATCTCTTTCTGAAACAACTGCATCAGGCTTTGAGCCGACTGTGACGTACTCGGAGGGAAATATGTTAACATCCGATGATGTCACGCTGGCAATAGATTCCGGTACAGTTCCATCGGCAGCGAGCACTGCGTCCTTCGAGGGAAGAACAACCACCAGTTACACTGATGAAACCATGGTCACCAAACAAAGCTCCACGTACAGTTCCTCTCCCACGGAAGAAGGCTCAACACTGAAATTCCCAGACACCGTCATACCGCAAACTAGTCTTAAAGCCACTGCTTCAACCGCAGTGTCTTCTAAGGACCACGAAACTTCCGAAGCAACCACTTCTCCAGTCATGACAACGATTGAATCTGTTGAAGGGTCAACGGCTGAAGTGGGATCAGCACATTCAGAATTGCCAACCACAGAAGTTGCTCACTACACTTTTGTTACTTCTGCTAAATCTGCCGATAAAACCACTTTGAAACCAACTTATTCCTCTGAAACAACTTCAGCATCGACGGATACCGAAGGAACCACGCTAATATCCAGTCGGCAGACGACGATAAAAGACTCAGAAACAACTTCGTTTCAAGAAATCATCACCACTGAATCTATTGCAACGTTGTCAACTACTTCTCCGAATCTTCTTACACAACCAACCGTCCTTGTAATCACAACCACGTCCGCAACGGACAATGGCTCAAAAGGAACAGGAATAGCTTATACTGAGACCGCAGCATTTGCCCCTCAAACCGCAAGAACTGAGACAGATCAAATAACCGAACTAACCACTTCACCGGCTGCTATGACTGCAGCAACGACCAGAAGATCGAATGACGAAAGCGAAACCGAAACCGTATACAAAGAATCATTTGTCACGATGATTGACCAATCCACTGAAACTACCTCTTCAATTCATTCCGACAGTGGTTATACTGAGACTATTTCCTCCCCTAGAACAATCGCCGTCACTAAAACATCGATGGACGGAAAAGAAACGACTTTGATTTCTACTGAAGTGTCAACTGCAACCACCGATCTCTCCAGCACCGTAAAGTCCGAATTATCAGATCAAAACTCACCTCAAACTACTTCTACTCCAATCGGAGAAGTTTCAACCGTGAAATACGACGATACTAGCGGTCTACAAACTTCCACCGAATATATCCCTGGGACTGACGAAACTATTAAAGATAATGCTAACAAAGTGACTATTTCCGCGGCCTCAGCAACTTCCACTGCGACTGAAAGTTCAAGGGATGTGATTGGAAATACGTATGCAGGGTCATCTATTACGGGCATCAAAGAATCAACCGAGAGCACTGCATCAGTGTCAACCGGCGCCCCTACTTTTGAGACCGTCCCTTCCTCTTCCTCAGTCTTAGCAGTCGGTACTTCAACATCAACGGCTAACGAAGGAACGACGTTGACATCCGTTGAACAATCAACAACACCAGATTTTGAAACAAGTGTATTTCATTCAAGCACGATGGCAACTTCAACTACCGAAGAAGGCACAATTCCAAGCAGTTCATTCCCCTTGGAGGAATTTTCTACCATACAATTCTATCGCACTGACATGCCACAAACGACCATCGAATCTATCACTCTGACCGCAAAAACTGAGGTGGATCTTGTAAATGAATCTACCTTTCATCCAGCTTCGGCAACTTCCGCAAAGACCGAAGCTTCAAGAGACGAAATGGTAACTGAGTATACCGAATCAGTGACCCCAAGGATGAAACTGTCTTCTGAAACTACCTCATCGATGTATTCCGATGGCGCCAGTTCTGAAACTCCTTCCTTCCTTGAGACAACTCAAAGTCAAACAACATCGATGAGTATTGAGGAAACCACTTTGACTCCGATTGAACTTACCACTGAGTCAACTGATTTCCCGATCACCTTAGAAACCCTAATTACTGAACAAGTCTCAACTCAAAGAACCACGTATACTAGGCCATTCATGACGGGCGAGGGAGAATCAGCTCAAACCACTGCATCAATGTTTGTTGGCACTACTGTTCCGGCTACCTCAGCAGTCAATGCATCCACATCAACGGCCAAGGAAGGAATGACTATGAAATACGAGGAAGTATCAACGGTAACAAATTTTGAGACGGATGGTCATTTTTCGAGCACCGTTCCTACTTCATCTTCTGAACAAGGTACAATTCCTACCGGTTCCTTCCCTTCCGAAGTGGGTTCAACCAAAAAACTCGACGGTATTGATATTCCACAGACGCCAATCGACTCCATCTCTCCGACTGCAAAAACAGAGCCATATTATGTGACCGAATCAAGTACTACGCCGGCCGAAGCAATCTCTACCACCATTGAAGGATCAAGGGGTATGATCGGAACTTCATATGGAGGGTCATTCACCACGGTCATAGAATCAGCTCATACAACCGCTTCAACTTTTGCCGATGGCATTGCTTTTGAGGCAAGCTCTTCCTCTGCCACAACCTTAGCTGTCGATACTTTAACATCAACAGCCAATGAACCAACGACGCTGACATCTGCTGATGTCTCCATGACAACAGACTCTGAAGTAAGTGTATTACATTCGAGCACCGTGACAACCTCATCTACTGAACAAGACACGACTGTAAACAGTTCCCTACCCTCTGAAGTGGGTTCAACCATAAGATTCGATGTTACTGACAGTCCTCAAACAACCACAGAATTTACTTCTGAAACCGCTAAAAATGGTACACATTACACTCCTGAACCGACCACTACAACAGAATCGGCAACTTCTACCACCTCTCTGACCGCAAATACAGAGCCACATCATATGATCGAATCGAGTACTACGCCGGCTGAGGCAATCTTTACCACCACCGAAGAATCAAGAGGTGAGATCGAAACCACGTATGCAGGATCGTTTACTACGAACATCGAAGAAGCAGATCAAACAACTGCATCAAAGTTTCCGACGGCACTACAGTTCAAGCTACTTCTTCCTCTGCAACAACTTTAG